The Syntrophorhabdaceae bacterium genome contains the following window.
TATAGCTCAACCCACCGCTGAACCTCCAGGGTCTCTCCCGTTCAAATTTTTCGGCTAATGCCTTGTCATAGTCCCTCGCCAGGGTTGCCATATCGCTTTTGGGATCGACACTGATCACTGCCTTGAAACGATTCTGTGCCTCCTTGTATTTTCCCGCCTGCATATTGGCGCTCGCTATCTGAAATTCGGAGAGCTGTGCCATCGACGGGTCAATCTCCTTTGCCTTTTCAAAGCCTGCTATTGCCTCGGAATACTTCTTGTCTTTCAGGTACACAAGCCCTTTCAGGAACTGGATCCGTGCCGGCTGGATCCCTTCTTTCTCGCCTACTGCGATCCATTCCTTCGCCTCTTTTATATTGCCTGTCTGATAAAGCACATCGATGAACTCCACAAGGGCCTCTTTGATCCGGGGGGTAAAGGTCACTGCATCCCTGAGATAGGGAATAGCGTCCTTGTACTGCTCCATGATCTTATAGGTGAGACCGACGTAGAATGCAACGGTGCTTGATGAAGGCTCAGCCTTCCTGGCCTCAAGAAAATATACGAGCGCTTCTTCGTAGTTCTCATCACGGAATTCCTTCATGCCCATTTCAAAAGATTGTGACTGGGCGGCCGCAAAACCAACAAATGAGATAAAGACAAAAACAGTAACAAGAAAAATGGCATACCGTTTCATTGTTTGGTCTCCCTCTGAATTATTTCTCTATACAACTTATGTCTATACAACTATGGTTGAACCCTGTTTAAGCAGTTTAATATTGTTCCTCTTGAGGGCATTCAACTCCCGATGTATCTCTTCCAGGAAAATCGGCTTTATGTGTGTAACATAGATCGGCATTGTGCCAAGACCATATCTGTCAATGTGTTCAACAAGCATGGCTGTCGTCATATGCCCCGATATCCTTGCCAGCCTGTCTAATCTGTTCGGGAAAGAAACGTCTGATATAATAAACTCTATGCCCTTTGTCTTGCCGGCCACCTCCCAGAATCTCTTTGTGGGCCCTGTATCAGCAGTGAACATAAAACCCTTCCTGCCTTCCTTCACGATATAGCCTACTGTAAAAACCGTGTGTGTCATCAGGACAGGCTCAACGCTGATGCTGTCGATTGCGGATACCTTTTCCATCGGTATCTCGTGAGGCTTGATGATCCCTTTGTGCTCTGACGGGATAACGGTGAAATCAGGCCAGATAAGGTTGTTCAAAAGATTTTGTGATATGATCTCAAGTATCTGTTTTACGCTGATCAGCTCAATCGAGTAATCACCCATCATGACAAGCTCGTCAACAAAGGGAAAAAGGCCCTTCACGTGATCGACATGGGTGTGGGTTATTAATACCTGTTTGATCTTTTTCAGTGCTTCGTCGGCAAGAACTTCTGTGACCGTTCCTGCATCGAGAAGCATTGTATCATTAATGAGAAAAGATGTTGCCCGGTATTTTCCTATATAATTACCGTAACAACCAAGTATTTTTATTTTCATCTTTAGTATGCATTTTATTAAAACATTTGCTTTCATGTCAAGGAGTTTTGTGCAATTTTGTATAACTTTAATTTTCGGTATACAGGTCGTGAAATTCTTTCTTTTCAAAAAGAATTGCGCCAAACCTTTATACCGCTGCGTGACACATTACTTGCAACTATATTATTTCATTATATTTAAACGTTATATATCTTACGAATCGTATGGGGAGATTGAACATTATTTCACATTAATACCTTGACGAGTGAAGCCCATTGGCATTATATTATAAGTGGATATTTTTTGGAGGATCTTCATGCCTATCTATGAATATGAATGTTTGGAATGCGGGAAGGTATTTGAAATATTTCAAAAGATCGCGGAAGACCCTTTGACGGAATGTCCGGCATGCAAAGGTGCAATGCAAAAGATCATATCCCGGTGCGCATTTCACCTGAAAGGAACCGGCTGGTATGCAACA
Protein-coding sequences here:
- a CDS encoding MBL fold metallo-hydrolase; translated protein: MKIKILGCYGNYIGKYRATSFLINDTMLLDAGTVTEVLADEALKKIKQVLITHTHVDHVKGLFPFVDELVMMGDYSIELISVKQILEIISQNLLNNLIWPDFTVIPSEHKGIIKPHEIPMEKVSAIDSISVEPVLMTHTVFTVGYIVKEGRKGFMFTADTGPTKRFWEVAGKTKGIEFIISDVSFPNRLDRLARISGHMTTAMLVEHIDRYGLGTMPIYVTHIKPIFLEEIHRELNALKRNNIKLLKQGSTIVV
- a CDS encoding zinc ribbon domain-containing protein; translation: MPIYEYECLECGKVFEIFQKIAEDPLTECPACKGAMQKIISRCAFHLKGTGWYATDYKKPIDSVNGKNGGKHTEKKEEKTETVTETRTETKSETTNTNTESAGV